From the Candidatus Omnitrophota bacterium genome, the window TATAAGCCGGTTGAAGCGTATCCGGGAGAATATATCCTTTATATAAAGGCTATAGCAGAGGAAAGCGCTTTTAAATGCGACAAGGTGCGCGAGAAGTCCCTTGAAAAGGATATAAGCGAGGAAGACGCGATAGGGGCGGGCATAAATTTTGAGAAGGACTTTATGCTGTTTCTGCATAATATAAAAAGGCATATTAAAAAAGGCGAAGAAAAGATAGTAAACGCCATAATAGAATCCGAAGAGAAGCACTTAAAACAGCTTTATGCCCTGCAGAAAAAGCTGAAAAAATAGAGGGGGCTTCATGAATATGTTGAAAACGGCGGTAATACTCCTAGTAACGGTATCTCTTCTTATGGCCGGAGGCGATGTCTTTGCCCAAAATATGCTGGAGAACCTGCCTTTAGTCGGAGACCTGACCCAGGGCATAGGTTTGGATATAAATAAAGAGCCGCCGGATGTGGATATAAAGATCTACAATATTAAAACCAAAGATAACTGGACGTTATCCATAAATAGGTATGTCGTCAAGGACCCGTCCATAAAGAAGAGGGCAGCCGTAATACTATGCCACGGTTTTAATATAAACAATAAATTCTGGGACCTTGACAAGTCGTGTTCGCTTGCGACATATCTGGCGCGCGCCGGTTATGATGTGTGGGTGCCGTCTTTAAGAGGCTCGGGCCTCAGTTCAAAACCACTTATTGCGGATGTGCGGAATCTGTTAAAACTCGATTTAATAAATATACCGCAGACTTTGATGAAAGCGCCTTCTGACCTTACAAAATTTGACTGGAGCATAGATGATCACATACACAAAGATGCCCCGGCAATAATAAATTTAGCGAAGAAAGAGTCGCACTTTAACAAAGTCTACTGGATAGGCCAGAGTATGGGCGGGATCATAATGTATGGTTATCTGGAGGCCGAAAACCAGAATGACATAGCCGGCTTTATTCCTGTTAGTTCGATGATGTTTATAGATCATCCGCTGACGCCGGGGTTAAAGATGATCGCCGACCAAAAGCCTTTATTGACGGCATCTCTATTGATAAACACGTCGGTTGCCTCGCAATTAAGAAATGTTACGCTGGGTGCCGTAAAGAACCCCATAGAAGAGCTTCTTCTAAAGCGGGAAAACATGGACAATAAGGTCGTCTTCCGTTTTTTTAGGGAGGCGATAGACGATACTTCTCCGGGAGTGGTGACGCAATTCTCGGATTCAATAAAAGCGGGTAAGATGTTATCCAAAGATGGAAAATTCGATTATACAGGTGCGCTCGGCCGCATTAAGGTGCCCACGCTTATGCTGGCAGGAAGCGGCGACGGATTTGTCTCAGAAAGCGCGCTCAAGGAGGCCTTTGACAGGATCTCATCCAAAGACAAGACCATGATAGTCTTTTCTCAGGCAAACGGATATTCTGCGGATTACGGCCACTGCGACTTGATTTTAGGCAAGAATTCCGAAAAAGAGGTCTATCCTGTGATATTAAATTGGCTTGACGCACGTACCCGAGCGGCCGTAAAGTAAGTACTACTTATAATAAGGAAGGAAGAGCATAAAGATCCAGACGATTGCCAGCGTAATCGCCGTTATAAAAAACCCCACCCTAAACCATTCCAAGAAACTTATGCTTCCCTTGCGCGCTTTCTCCAGCGCCCCAATAGCGATGATATTTGCGGTCGACCCTATTATGGTCATATTGCCGCCGTAGCAGGCGCCGAATAGAAGCGCCCACCAGAGTACATTGTAAGTAGAATCTATGCTTATAAGCCCTTTTACTATGGGTATAAACGTAGCCACCACGACCACATTATCCAGCATGCTGGAGACGATGCCGCTTGTAAAAAATACTATGCTCACAAGGACACTGCGGCTTCCTCCGACAAATGCCATGAGTTTATTAGCGAAGAAATCCGCTATACCTACGTGCGTAAGGGCGCCGGATTGCGCGAATAAAAATAGAAAGAAAAGGAGTGTCCACCATTCTACGTCTTTCTCTATATAACTTCTGGCCTTATCGCGCTGCCACATCATTATACAGCTTGCGGAGATAAGCGGGGTTATCAGCAATATTGTATTTGCCTCAAGGCCCAGCAAAAGTTCAAAACGATGGTGAAATACCAGCGCGGCCATAGTTATACCGAATATAACCATTCCTATCTTTATCTTTCTTTCAGGCGGCACATTCAAGAGCTTCGCGAGTATTTCATTGCCGCCGGATTCTTTTATTTTTTCATCCAGTTCCCGTATAGATTTTTTAAATATAAACATAAGCGGAAACATGATCAAGGCTAAGCTTAACATGGTAAGCGGAAAGGCGTGTGTGATGAAATCCTCAAATGTGAGCGAGGCCTTGGTGGCTATCAATATGCCTATGGGGTTTCCTAAGACAGTTCCCGAAGACCCTATGTTAGTGGCAAACACAGACGCTATTATGAGAGGCACGGGATTTACTTCGTAATAATCGCTTATCTCAAATATCAGCATTATGACGAACATGATAGATGTTACTTCGTCAAGCATGCAGGCAAAAAGGGCCGAGCCGATCATCAACGTTACGAAGAAGCGGCGGCCACTCATGTTGGCTAATATAAATTTTCCCAGTAACCACGCAAAGAATCCTATCTCCCTCAAGAAACCCACAATGACCATCATGCCTATAAGAAACAATATGATTTCCATAGAAGAGAAAAGGATAAAT encodes:
- a CDS encoding anion permease — translated: MVRHYLSKIFILISIVAIVAVTASAIGLDKKQATTLAIFSLSILGALLFWDFRVSFAFFGSSLLLLFRIMTFQEFILFSSMEIILFLIGMMVIVGFLREIGFFAWLLGKFILANMSGRRFFVTLMIGSALFACMLDEVTSIMFVIMLIFEISDYYEVNPVPLIIASVFATNIGSSGTVLGNPIGILIATKASLTFEDFITHAFPLTMLSLALIMFPLMFIFKKSIRELDEKIKESGGNEILAKLLNVPPERKIKIGMVIFGITMAALVFHHRFELLLGLEANTILLITPLISASCIMMWQRDKARSYIEKDVEWWTLLFFLFLFAQSGALTHVGIADFFANKLMAFVGGSRSVLVSIVFFTSGIVSSMLDNVVVVATFIPIVKGLISIDSTYNVLWWALLFGACYGGNMTIIGSTANIIAIGALEKARKGSISFLEWFRVGFFITAITLAIVWIFMLFLPYYK
- a CDS encoding lysophospholipase; translation: MNMLKTAVILLVTVSLLMAGGDVFAQNMLENLPLVGDLTQGIGLDINKEPPDVDIKIYNIKTKDNWTLSINRYVVKDPSIKKRAAVILCHGFNINNKFWDLDKSCSLATYLARAGYDVWVPSLRGSGLSSKPLIADVRNLLKLDLINIPQTLMKAPSDLTKFDWSIDDHIHKDAPAIINLAKKESHFNKVYWIGQSMGGIIMYGYLEAENQNDIAGFIPVSSMMFIDHPLTPGLKMIADQKPLLTASLLINTSVASQLRNVTLGAVKNPIEELLLKRENMDNKVVFRFFREAIDDTSPGVVTQFSDSIKAGKMLSKDGKFDYTGALGRIKVPTLMLAGSGDGFVSESALKEAFDRISSKDKTMIVFSQANGYSADYGHCDLILGKNSEKEVYPVILNWLDARTRAAVK